Proteins found in one Oncorhynchus keta strain PuntledgeMale-10-30-2019 chromosome 2, Oket_V2, whole genome shotgun sequence genomic segment:
- the LOC118397955 gene encoding 39S ribosomal protein L27, mitochondrial-like isoform X2, protein MAALASLMFKSRSGLLLPCRSSLVDWVRFASKKAGGSSKNLGGKSPGRRYGFKRTDGNFVHSGNILATQRLMRWQPGAHVGIGTNNTLYALEDGIVRFTKEVYVPAPRSTETFKVITKLPTGTVLYKTFINIVPNKQEGKFKLVGMF, encoded by the exons GTCTTCTGCTCCCTTGCCGGTCCTCTCTTGTGGACTGGGTGCGCTTTGCATCCAAGAAGGCAGGCGGTAGCAGCAAGAACCTCGGGGGAAAGAGTCCCGGTCGCAGATATGGCTTCAAGAGAACAGACG GGAACTTTGTCCATTCTGGCAACATCCTAGCAACACAGAGGCTCATGCGGTGGCAACCAGGAGCACAT GTGGGGATTGGAACCAACAACACCCTTTATGCCCTGGAGGATGGCATTGTCAGGTTCACTAAGGAGGTGTATGTTCCAGCCCCACGCAGCACTGAGACATTCAAGGTCATCACCAAGTTGCCCACAGGAACTGTGCTCTACAAGACCTTTATCAACATAGTGCCCAACAAACAAGAGGGCAAATTCAAACTGGTTGGCATGTTCTGA